In the Streptomyces sp. 3214.6 genome, AGGCGGTCAAGCGCTACAGCCACGAATACCGCCGACCGCGCGGTGTCTACCTGTCCGTCGACCGCCCGCAGGACGTCCGTCCCGCCTTCCAGGCGCTCGGCCTTGGCCCCGACGACGCCGACCTGGTGGTGGCCACCGACGGGGAGCAGCTCCTCGGCATCGGTGACTGGGGTGTCGGCGGCATGCAGCTCTCGGTCGGCAAGCTGGCGGTCTACACCGCCGCCGCGGGTATCCACCCGGGGCGGGCCGTGGCGGTGATGCTCGACGTCGGCACCGGGAACCAGGCGCTGCTCAACGACCCGCTGTACGTCGGCAACCGGCACAACAGGGTGCCCGGGGAGGCGTACGACGTGTTCGTCGGCGCTTTCGTGGAGGCCGTCGGCGAGCTGTTCCCGCACGCGCTGCTGCACTGGGAGGACTTCGGCCCCGGCAACGGCCGCCGGCTCCTCGAGCGGTACGGCGACCAGCTGTGCACCTTCAACGACGACCTCCAGGGCACCGGCGCCATCACGCTGGCCTGCGTCCTGAACGCGATACGGGTCTCCGGCACGCCCCTGCGGGACCAGCGGATCGTGGTCTTCGGCGCGGGGACGGCCGGTGTGGGCATCGCCGACCAGCTGCGCGACGCCATGGTCCGCGACGGACTGGACCACGAGGAGGCCACCCGCCGCATCTGGTGCGTGGACCGCCAGGGCCTGCTACGGCAGTCCACCGAGGGGCTCCGCGACTATCAGCAGCCGTATGCGCGGCCCGACGACGAGTGGCCCGACGGCAGGCCGGCCGACCTGCCCGGCGTGGTGGACCGGGTGCGGCCCACCGTGCTGGTGGGAACCTCCACCCGGCACGGGGCCTTCACCGAGGACGTGGTGCGTTCCATGGCCCGCCACGTGGACCGGCCGGTCGTCCTGCCGTTGTCCAACCCCACGGAGAAGATCGAGGCCATGCCGCAGGACGTGCTGCGGTGGACCGACGGCAAGGCACTGGTCGCCACCGGCATCCCGGTACCTCCGGTGGACCTGGACGGCACGACCCATGTCATCGGCCAGGCCAACAACGCGCTCGTCTACCCGGGGCTGGGGCTGGGGGCCGTGGTGGCCCGCGCCGAGCGGATCACCGACGGCATGCTCCAGGCCGCGGCGGAAGCCGTCGCCGGCCTCGCCGACCTGTCGCAGCCCGGGGCCGCCCTGCTGCCGGAGGTGCGGAACCTGCGCGCCTCCTCGGCCGTGGTCGCCGCGGCCGTCGCCCGCCGCGCCGCCGAGGAGGACGTCGCGATGGCCCGCCTCGACGACGTCATCCAGCAGATCCAGGACGCCATGTGGCAGCCCGAGTACCGCTGACCGCAAGGGGGCGCTGCCGGCAAGGGGTGGCCATGACCGCAAGCGGGCGGGGGAGCGGCGTAGACCTCCCCAGGCGCTCCGCCGCTTCCCCGCCGACATGGCCCGATTACCCTGGGGCGCCGGTTCCAAGCCCGGCATCTCCGAGCGGGCACCGGAGGCCTCAGGCGATCAGCGTCACCACCATGGCGATCAGTCCGATCGCTATCAGTGCCACCACCACCATGATCAGGACGAGTGGCATCGCTCCCCACCCCTTGCGCAGTTCGGGCGGCTCAGGATGGGAGATGCCGTACGTGCCTCCTTCGGCGGGCGGTGTCTCACCGGGTGACACGCCGCCGCCCGGTACGAGTCCCGGGGTTCGCCTCGGGTCGGGGTCAGGAGTCGTCATGGCGCACGCTCCTCTCGGCGTCGTACGGGTGAGGACGCGTCACTTGTTGGGGCTGGTGGAGCTGATGTCGCCGAGAGCCGACTCGGGGTCGCGCTCGATGGCCAGGTCGCCGATGGAGACGATGCCCACCGCGTGCTGTCCTTCGTCGACGACCGGCAGTCGGCGCACGGAGTGCTCACGCATCACCGCCACTGCCCGGCCGAGGTCGTCGTCGGGCTGCACCGTGACGAGGTCGTCGCTGCACGCGTCCGCCACGGTCGTACGGTTCGGATCGCCGCCCTCGGCCATCGCGCGGATCACCAGGTCACGGTCGCTGACCAGTCCGCGCAATCGCTCGCCCTCGGTGACCAGGACGGCGCCGATGTCCTCGTCCCGCATCATCCGGGCCACGGCCGTGACCGAGGTCTGCGGTTCGACCGTCACCGGGGAACGCGTCATGACGTCGCTGACATGCTGAGTCATGGGAAGGACCATCCCTTCGTCGGGTGGCGGCGCTTCCCACCGCCGCCGGACCTCCCGAGTACCCGGAGGCGGCCGGTCCCCACTCGGTCACCGGGAGCGGGTGTCGGGCCCGAGGTGACGGCGGTCCTCCTCGTCCCACGTCCGGGTGTCGCGCGGCTGGACGTACGGTTCCTCGTCGGCCGGAAGGCCCCCGGCGACGGCTCGCTGACGCACCAGCTCCGCGTCGAACTCCAGGCCGAGCAGGATCGCCAGGTTGGTGATCCACAGCCACACCAGGAAGATGATCACACCGGCGAGAGCGCCGTAGGTCTTGTTGTACGAGCCGAAGTTCGCCACGTACAGCGCGAACCCGGCCGAGGCGATCATCCAGATCAGCAGGGCCAGGACACTGCCCGGCGTGATCCAGCGGAAGCCGCGGACCCGCGCGTTGGGGGTGGCCCAGTACAGGACCGCGATCATCACCGTCACCAGAACCACCAGCACCGGCCACTTCGCGATGGACCACGCGGTCAGCGCCGTGTCACCGACCCCGAGCGCGGCGCCGACCTGCCGGGCCAGCCCGCCGGTGAACACGACGATCAGCGCACTGATCACAGCCATCACCATCAGCAGCACGGTCACGCCCACCCGCACCGGCAGCACCTTCCAGACCGGGCGGCCCTCGGGGATGTCGTAGACCGCGTTGGCGCTGCGGATGAACGCGGCGACATAACCGGACGCCGACCACACCGCCAGGACCAGACCCACGATCGCCATGATCGAGCCGAGTCCGCCCTTGCCCTGCATCTGGTGCACGGCATTGCGCAGGATGTCCTGGGCCGCACCCGGGGCGAGCTTGCGGATGTTGTCCAGGACCGCCTGCGTGGCCGACTGCCCGACGATCCCCAGCAGCGACACCAGCGTGAGCAAGGCGGGGAACAGCGCCAGGATCGAGTAGTAGGTCAACGCGGCGGCCCGGTCGGCCAACTCGTCCTTCTTGAACTCCTTGAGGGTGCCTTTCAGCACCGCTCCCCAGGAGCGTTTGGGCAGGTCCGTCGGCTTCTCGGGGGCCCGCCGCTCAACCTGCTCGTCCGGCCCGACGGCGGACCGTGCGGCCTGCCCCGTGCCGCTCCCGCCGTCGGCCGCGACGCGCTCGCCGTGCCGTCTGTGCGGCTTCAGTGTCCGTACCATTCCGCTCGGGTATCCGCCGCTGCCCCACCCATGCGCGAATACATGACATGAATACGTGACATATCGGGCGTCCGTGAAGCGGTCGCCGAGGTGTCACCGTGGCGGCCTCTGGCGGTGCCTCACCAGCTGATTCCGGCCGCCACCGGCAGGTGGTCGCTGCCGGTGGCCGGTAGCACCCACGAGCTGTCCGGCTCCACGCCCCTGACGAGGATCTGGTCGATCCGCGCCACCGGGAACTTCGCCGGCCAGCTGAAGCCGAAGCCGTCCCCGGCCACGTCCTGGGCCGAGCGCAGCCGCGAGGTGATGCCGTCGAACGCGCGGTCGTCCATCGTGCCGTTGAGGTCGCCGAGCAGCACCACCCGCTCGTTCCGCTCGGCGGCGATGGCCTTGCCGAGCGCCTTCGCGTTCCTGTCCCGCGAGTCCGTCCAGAAGCCCACCCTCGGATTCACCCGTACCGACCCCAGGTGGGCCACATACACCGCCAGCGGCCCCCGGTCCGTGGCCACCGTGGTGCGCAGCGCCCGGCTGGAGGCCAACTTGACCTCGATCGGCTTGGTGTCCGCCAGCGGTCCGACGTCCTGCGCGATGTCGACCGGCCGGGTGTCCGACAGCGGCAGCTTGCTCCACAGCCCGACCGTGCCCTGCACGGCGTGGTACGGGTACGCCGTCGCCAGCTCCTTCTCGTACGTGTCCCTGGCCTGCTCGGTCAGCTCCACCAGGGCCAGCACGTCCGCGCCGGAGGCGGCCAGGTCGCGAGCGGTGCCGGCCGGATCGGGGTTGTCGGCGCCGACGTTGTGGCTGACGACGGTGAGGTCGCTGCCCGGGTGGGACTTGTCGCCGAGCAGTCCGCCGAACAGGTTCAGCCACACCACGACCGGCAGCAGCAGCGCGGCCACCGCGGAGGCGGAGCGGCGCCACAGCGCCCCGGCCAGCAGCACCGGGACGAACAGGCCGAACCACGGCAGGAAGGTCTCCACCAGGCTGCCGAGGTTCCCGATCCGGTTCGGGATCTTCGCGTGCAGCAGCATGAGCAGCCCGAGCAGCAGCGCCAGCGCCGCGAGGACCGGGCCGCGCTTCCAGGGCGCCGGCCGGGAGGCGGCACGGATCAGGCGGCGGATGCCCGCGCGCCGGCCGCCGGCGCCGGTGGCCAGGAGGTCTGCGCCGCCCTGCTCCGTCCGCGGCGTGTCCACCGGCGCCACCGTCTGCGCTCGCTCAGTGCCCGTCACCGCTGCGTCCTCGGGTCCCGGGTGGGGTCGGCGTGCCCGTGCCGGCCCCCAGGATCGACC is a window encoding:
- a CDS encoding NAD-dependent malic enzyme codes for the protein MVHRRGGPSGRALLADPLSNKGVAFTQQERERHGLVGMLPPGVLPLELQARRAWEQLRAQPDDVAKNVYLEQLHDRNEVLYFRLLCDHLPELLPIVYDPTVGEAVKRYSHEYRRPRGVYLSVDRPQDVRPAFQALGLGPDDADLVVATDGEQLLGIGDWGVGGMQLSVGKLAVYTAAAGIHPGRAVAVMLDVGTGNQALLNDPLYVGNRHNRVPGEAYDVFVGAFVEAVGELFPHALLHWEDFGPGNGRRLLERYGDQLCTFNDDLQGTGAITLACVLNAIRVSGTPLRDQRIVVFGAGTAGVGIADQLRDAMVRDGLDHEEATRRIWCVDRQGLLRQSTEGLRDYQQPYARPDDEWPDGRPADLPGVVDRVRPTVLVGTSTRHGAFTEDVVRSMARHVDRPVVLPLSNPTEKIEAMPQDVLRWTDGKALVATGIPVPPVDLDGTTHVIGQANNALVYPGLGLGAVVARAERITDGMLQAAAEAVAGLADLSQPGAALLPEVRNLRASSAVVAAAVARRAAEEDVAMARLDDVIQQIQDAMWQPEYR
- a CDS encoding DUF6480 family protein, whose protein sequence is MTTPDPDPRRTPGLVPGGGVSPGETPPAEGGTYGISHPEPPELRKGWGAMPLVLIMVVVALIAIGLIAMVVTLIA
- a CDS encoding CBS domain-containing protein; this encodes MTQHVSDVMTRSPVTVEPQTSVTAVARMMRDEDIGAVLVTEGERLRGLVSDRDLVIRAMAEGGDPNRTTVADACSDDLVTVQPDDDLGRAVAVMREHSVRRLPVVDEGQHAVGIVSIGDLAIERDPESALGDISSTSPNK
- a CDS encoding YihY/virulence factor BrkB family protein, with translation MVRTLKPHRRHGERVAADGGSGTGQAARSAVGPDEQVERRAPEKPTDLPKRSWGAVLKGTLKEFKKDELADRAAALTYYSILALFPALLTLVSLLGIVGQSATQAVLDNIRKLAPGAAQDILRNAVHQMQGKGGLGSIMAIVGLVLAVWSASGYVAAFIRSANAVYDIPEGRPVWKVLPVRVGVTVLLMVMAVISALIVVFTGGLARQVGAALGVGDTALTAWSIAKWPVLVVLVTVMIAVLYWATPNARVRGFRWITPGSVLALLIWMIASAGFALYVANFGSYNKTYGALAGVIIFLVWLWITNLAILLGLEFDAELVRQRAVAGGLPADEEPYVQPRDTRTWDEEDRRHLGPDTRSR
- a CDS encoding endonuclease/exonuclease/phosphatase family protein, translated to MIRAASRPAPWKRGPVLAALALLLGLLMLLHAKIPNRIGNLGSLVETFLPWFGLFVPVLLAGALWRRSASAVAALLLPVVVWLNLFGGLLGDKSHPGSDLTVVSHNVGADNPDPAGTARDLAASGADVLALVELTEQARDTYEKELATAYPYHAVQGTVGLWSKLPLSDTRPVDIAQDVGPLADTKPIEVKLASSRALRTTVATDRGPLAVYVAHLGSVRVNPRVGFWTDSRDRNAKALGKAIAAERNERVVLLGDLNGTMDDRAFDGITSRLRSAQDVAGDGFGFSWPAKFPVARIDQILVRGVEPDSSWVLPATGSDHLPVAAGISW